From the genome of Seriola aureovittata isolate HTS-2021-v1 ecotype China chromosome 6, ASM2101889v1, whole genome shotgun sequence, one region includes:
- the LOC130171257 gene encoding glomulin-like, protein MGCVLTAPLVNEVVKKGMSLDPCQAAITHLTSTCRPDELLHSLLELIEDIDPAAISETVIALVPHLKTVLLRMEGRKAARVGLVLTALQKQLLRLPVPYTKQQEEADEYGLCRCCTALAEFTKSFVEEVKGKDGNSVTTAEDEELRTELLKFCMRSLREPLLEAELNRNRKSSLWLFATEIMVTLPAIQVSLSELLFFSSLKKSTVMDKSQSKESRACLAYLLFVQLITIDSFPAVFSPVFVLQCNMEYINELLSSKKESHLLKGLALYGKSLESVQDNSLPVSLLELKSFYSVPQKLRQVLTDCPMQHLRESGLQVFQLFINKLDAEAKHKFFRCMLKVSNHAGVESYIVKNIKNQVEFSMKPGNANKWFLGEDFLSLLRLVLSLPQGAETDLLNSMDRIMESLNLVRYLLIRDKEPWSNTDVWEELGRMKDEYLKMLRVCISISRPYYSAELNALREDQKLKAKEARDAARSTKLVKSLTVKHENVSDMSPEVQHQVLQSALVTFDLMESLIVRIEEITEEKLKIQ, encoded by the exons ATGGGTTGTGTTCTCACGGCACCTCTTGTAAATGAAGTAGTTAAAAAAGGGATGAGTCTCGATCCATGCCAGGCTGCCATCACACATCTGACCAGC acTTGCAGGCCAGACGAACTCCTGCATAGTTTGCTTGAACTAATTGAGGACATTGATCCGGCTGCCATTTCTGAGACCGTCATAGCCCTCGTCCCACATCTTAAAACAG TGCTGCTTCGGATGGAGGGTAGAAAGGCAGCTCGTGTGGGCTTGGTTCTGACTGCCCTGCAGAAGCAGTTGTTGCGGCTGCCTGTTCCTTACAccaagcagcaggaggaggccGATGAGTACGGTCTGTGTCGCTGCTGCACCGCCCTGGCTGAATTCACAAAGTCTTTCGTGGAGGAAGTGAAGGGGAAAGACGGAAACTCTGTTACCACTGCTGAAGATgaggagctgaggactgagCTTCTCAAGTT CTGCATGAGGAGCTTGAGGGAGCCTTTGCTAGAGGCTGAACTAAACCGAAACAGGAAATCATCGCTTTGGCTCTTTGCAACAGAGATAATG GTCACACTACCTGCAATCCAAGTGTCCCTGTCGGAGCTGCTGTTCTTCAGCTCTCTGAAGAAAAGCACTGTGATGGACAAAAGTCAGTCAAAGGAATCCAGAGCGTGTCTGGCCTATCTGCTGTTTGTCCAGCTCATCACCATCGACAGCTTTCCAGCAGTGTTCAG TCCTGTATTTGTTCTTCAGTGCAACATGGAATACATCAATGAACTTCTCAGTAG CAAAAAGGAATCGCACTTGCTGAAAGGACTG GCACTGTATGGAAAGAGCTTGGAGAGCGTGCAGGACAACAGCCTTCCTGTGAGTCTACTGGAGCTGAAGAGCTTTTATAGTGTACCACAG AAACTGCGGCAAGTACTGACTGACTGCCCAATGCAACATTTG AGAGAATCAGGACTGCAGGTTTTCCAGCTCTTTATCAATAAATTAGATGCTGAGGCAAAGCACAAGTTTTTCAG gTGCATGTTAAAAGTCAGCAACCATGCAGGAGTGGAGAGTTATATAGTAAAGAACATCAAGAATCAAGTGGAATTTTCCATGAAG CCTGGCAATGCCAATAAATGGTTCCTGGGAGAGGACTTTCTCTCATTGCTGAGACTGGTGCTGAGTTTGCCTCAAGGTGCTGAGACAGATCTGCTCAACAGTATGGACAG GATAATGGAGAGTCTGAATCTTGTGCGCTATCTACTTATCAGAGACAAAGAACCGTGGAGTAAT ACGGATGTGTGGGAAGAGCTGGGCAGGATGAAAGACGAATACCTAAAAATGCTGCGTGTGTGTATCAGCATATCAAGACCGTATTATTCCGCTGAACTGAATGCGCTGAGGGAGGATCAAAAGCTAAAAGCAAAAG AAGCCAGAGATGCTGCCAGATCCACCAAATTAGTCAAAAGCTTAACAGTGAAACATGAAAACGTGTCTGATATGTCTCCAGAAGTCCAGCACCAG GTGTTGCAGAGTGCTTTGGTGACATTTGACCTGATGGAGAGTCTTATAGTCCGGATCGAGGAGATCACAGAGGAAAAGCTGAAGATCCAATAA